From Streptomyces sp. NBC_01754, a single genomic window includes:
- a CDS encoding helix-turn-helix domain-containing protein, translating to MSAPTVRRRQLGRTLRALRESLGLKQEDLSARSAGALSGAKVSRIETAKTAASSKDVALILDALGVKDDELRSSLLKLTREGARRGWWQSYRSVLSPAYEDLISLESDADQISTWQPTAIPGLLHTGEYAREIITATAMSAATEDRVDALVEVRLARQVVLTRDSPLHLWAIIGEAALRARCADDRIMLDQLDRLLSLARRPHITIQVLPVSAAPHVGQMGAFSILGYGTHSGLAVAHIESLTSALYVEDREDVAVYLDAVERLRAAALSPGESMNLIAEIRNQK from the coding sequence GTGAGCGCACCGACCGTGCGGCGGCGGCAGCTCGGCCGCACGCTGCGGGCACTGCGTGAGTCGCTGGGCCTCAAGCAAGAGGACCTGTCCGCCCGGTCGGCCGGCGCCCTGAGCGGGGCGAAAGTCAGCCGCATCGAGACGGCGAAGACCGCAGCCTCCTCGAAGGACGTCGCGCTGATCCTGGACGCGCTCGGCGTCAAGGATGACGAGCTACGGTCGAGCCTGCTCAAGCTCACCCGGGAGGGTGCGCGCCGTGGCTGGTGGCAGTCCTACCGGTCCGTGCTGTCACCCGCGTACGAGGACCTGATCAGCCTGGAAAGTGACGCGGACCAGATCAGCACATGGCAGCCGACCGCCATCCCAGGTCTACTGCACACTGGCGAGTACGCACGGGAGATCATCACCGCTACGGCCATGAGCGCGGCGACCGAAGATCGGGTGGATGCGCTCGTAGAGGTGCGGTTGGCCCGACAGGTGGTCCTCACACGAGATAGTCCGTTGCACCTCTGGGCCATCATCGGTGAGGCCGCGCTGAGGGCTCGCTGCGCAGACGACCGAATCATGCTTGATCAGCTTGACCGTCTACTCTCGCTGGCCCGGCGGCCCCACATCACCATCCAGGTGCTGCCGGTATCAGCCGCTCCGCACGTGGGACAGATGGGAGCCTTCTCCATCCTCGGGTACGGTACGCACTCGGGGCTGGCAGTGGCGCATATCGAATCGCTGACCAGCGCGCTGTACGTCGAGGACCGTGAAGACGTCGCCGTGTATCTGGATGCAGTGGAGCGCCTGCGGGCTGCCGCGCTATCGCCCGGCGAGTCCATGAATCTGATCGCAGAGATAAGGAATCAAAAATGA
- a CDS encoding peptidoglycan-binding protein: MSVSIISRAAWGAKPWDDDPTSSGPAAVALSSRTEFFVHYDGGTHVTRTGAAVPRAIEAQHLAQGWAGIGYNFVVDQAGNIYEGRGWTRQGAHCPGFNVSGIGVQIAVGGDQEPSAAALAACRALYDEACAKTGRTLAKRGHRDGIATLCPGSILYAWVQAGMPATGYTPVPGGGGTVPSTPARYQVTISGLTYGYGAKGDHVTAVGKALVKRGHGSHYVEGPGPTWTDADTLNYSAFQRSLGYSGADADGVPGESSLRTLLGTLPGKTAAPAKAAVPAFPGRDKFGPGKNSASVTQLGRALVAKGYGAAYKVGPGPKWSDADRRNVEAFQRAQGWTGTDADGYPGPETWRRLFA; encoded by the coding sequence ATGTCCGTTTCGATCATCAGCCGCGCCGCGTGGGGCGCGAAGCCCTGGGACGACGACCCCACCAGCAGCGGGCCCGCCGCAGTCGCGCTCAGCTCCCGTACAGAGTTCTTCGTGCACTACGACGGCGGCACCCACGTCACCCGCACCGGCGCCGCCGTCCCGCGCGCCATCGAGGCGCAGCACCTCGCGCAGGGGTGGGCGGGGATCGGGTACAACTTCGTCGTCGACCAGGCCGGGAACATCTACGAGGGCCGGGGGTGGACCCGCCAGGGCGCGCACTGCCCCGGGTTCAACGTGAGCGGGATCGGCGTGCAGATCGCCGTGGGCGGCGACCAGGAACCGAGCGCCGCCGCGCTCGCCGCGTGCCGCGCCCTCTACGACGAGGCGTGCGCGAAGACCGGCCGCACCCTGGCCAAGCGCGGTCACCGCGACGGCATCGCGACCCTGTGCCCCGGCAGCATCCTGTACGCGTGGGTGCAGGCGGGCATGCCCGCCACCGGGTACACCCCGGTGCCCGGCGGGGGCGGTACCGTGCCGTCCACCCCGGCCCGCTACCAGGTCACCATCAGCGGTCTGACGTACGGTTACGGGGCCAAGGGCGACCACGTCACGGCCGTGGGTAAGGCCCTGGTGAAGCGCGGCCACGGCTCCCACTACGTCGAGGGCCCCGGGCCGACCTGGACCGACGCCGACACGCTCAACTACAGCGCCTTCCAGAGGTCGTTGGGGTACTCCGGGGCCGACGCGGACGGCGTGCCCGGAGAGTCCTCTCTCCGGACTCTGCTCGGCACCCTGCCCGGCAAGACCGCGGCCCCCGCGAAGGCGGCCGTCCCGGCGTTCCCTGGCCGCGACAAGTTCGGCCCCGGCAAGAACAGCGCGTCCGTCACCCAGCTCGGCCGCGCCCTGGTCGCCAAGGGCTACGGCGCCGCGTACAAGGTCGGCCCCGGGCCCAAGTGGTCGGACGCGGACCGGCGGAACGTCGAGGCGTTCCAGCGGGCGCAGGGCTGGACCGGTACCGACGCGGACGGCTACCCGGGCCCCGAGACGTGGCGCCGCCTGTTCGCCTGA
- a CDS encoding ATP-binding protein, translating into MRRPALPSTPPQCGPPAVPPQLICTADAESVGPARRYVREAVAYQAPDASADALDTLELLASELVTNAVRYGTEPGDSLLVAVTAGPGRCRIEVHDTRRKRPRVRPASDERGRGRGLHLVELLAETWGTADRPMGKIVWAVVAW; encoded by the coding sequence ATGCGTCGACCCGCTTTACCGTCCACGCCGCCGCAGTGCGGCCCGCCTGCTGTGCCACCACAGCTGATCTGCACGGCGGACGCTGAGTCAGTAGGCCCGGCCCGCCGGTACGTCCGTGAGGCGGTCGCCTATCAGGCGCCGGATGCGTCGGCCGACGCCCTCGACACGCTGGAGCTGCTGGCGTCCGAGCTGGTCACCAATGCCGTTCGGTACGGCACCGAGCCGGGCGATTCGCTGCTGGTAGCAGTCACCGCCGGGCCGGGCCGGTGCCGGATCGAAGTACACGACACGCGGCGGAAGCGTCCGCGTGTACGGCCGGCATCCGATGAGCGGGGCCGCGGCCGGGGCCTTCACCTGGTCGAGCTGCTGGCCGAGACCTGGGGCACAGCGGATCGACCGATGGGGAAGATCGTGTGGGCGGTGGTGGCGTGGTGA
- a CDS encoding phage distal tail protein, with amino-acid sequence MAVGDLVTRPGHIQYGELLLGPGTPYQWKTLTGWEDMPPLDSGTVPRAGAHGSYPGQLLSQSRTVGLDGLIVRAPRERIGAVVGALSAGTRPVVDERQLVVWLDDRGPLLSWARAVRRAIPTGVGYRMGLIMGGAVQWEATDPRRYGLTEYAVPASLPVAEPGLDWETDPGPERLGWALDFGAVGSTGGMSVTNDGDADTHPVIQFRGPVLRPSLTNLTTGDVLEYDLPLAAGDVLTVDTRAGTVMLNGSASRLYTVTSRSTPEEQFVLAPGTTDLIFRAAPDSDPAGTVLVRYRPAYW; translated from the coding sequence ATGGCCGTAGGCGACTTGGTGACCCGCCCCGGGCACATCCAGTACGGCGAACTGCTGCTGGGCCCCGGCACCCCCTACCAGTGGAAGACCCTGACCGGGTGGGAGGACATGCCACCGCTCGACTCCGGCACGGTGCCGCGGGCCGGTGCGCACGGCTCGTACCCGGGGCAGCTGCTCTCGCAGTCCCGGACGGTCGGCCTGGACGGGCTGATCGTCCGGGCCCCACGGGAACGCATCGGGGCGGTGGTCGGCGCGCTGTCGGCCGGCACCCGGCCGGTCGTCGACGAGCGGCAGCTCGTCGTCTGGCTCGACGACCGGGGGCCGCTGCTGTCGTGGGCCCGCGCGGTACGCCGTGCGATCCCTACGGGGGTCGGCTACCGCATGGGGCTCATCATGGGCGGCGCGGTGCAGTGGGAGGCCACCGACCCGCGCCGGTACGGGCTCACGGAGTACGCCGTGCCCGCCTCCCTGCCGGTCGCGGAACCGGGCCTGGACTGGGAGACCGACCCGGGGCCCGAACGCCTCGGCTGGGCCCTCGACTTCGGCGCGGTCGGTTCGACGGGTGGCATGTCTGTCACCAACGACGGCGACGCCGACACCCACCCGGTGATCCAGTTTCGGGGGCCGGTGCTTCGCCCGTCGCTCACGAACTTGACGACCGGTGACGTCCTCGAATACGACCTGCCGCTGGCTGCTGGGGACGTGCTGACCGTGGACACCCGGGCGGGCACGGTGATGCTCAACGGGTCCGCCTCACGCCTGTACACGGTGACCTCCCGCAGCACGCCAGAAGAGCAATTCGTGCTGGCGCCCGGCACCACTGACCTGATCTTCCGGGCCGCTCCGGACTCCGACCCGGCCGGGACCGTACTCGTGCGCTACCGGCCCGCCTACTGGTAA
- a CDS encoding DUF397 domain-containing protein, which translates to MKIQDASVLPLAWWKSSYSDTGAQCVECGVVDTTTVAVRDSKNPTGPALLLGRDALAAMVGAVAAGTL; encoded by the coding sequence ATGAAAATTCAGGATGCCTCGGTCCTCCCTCTGGCCTGGTGGAAGTCGTCGTACAGCGACACGGGGGCGCAGTGCGTGGAGTGCGGTGTCGTCGACACCACCACGGTCGCCGTCCGCGACTCGAAGAACCCGACCGGTCCCGCGCTTCTGCTCGGCCGTGACGCCCTGGCGGCCATGGTCGGCGCGGTCGCGGCCGGCACCCTGTAG